From the Ralstonia wenshanensis genome, the window ACGCGCGGCAAGCCGGCATGCCTGACCGGCGAACGCGCCTGTCCGCTCGAATCGCTATGCGAAGCGCGCATTACCGAACGCGTGATGGAATTGCCCGTGCCGCGCCCGCGCAAGGCGATACCCGAGCGTGCCGCGACACTCGTCATCGCGCTGCACGAGGATGCGGTGCTGTTGCAGCGTCGTCCGCAACGCGGCATCTGGGGTGGATTGTGGTCCTTGCCGCTGGTGGGCGAGATGGACGACGCGCTCGATGCGCATCCGTTGGACGCGGGCGCCGTGCGTCGTGCTGCGCAGGCATACGGCGCTGTCTCGACCGTGGAGACGGCCGGCGCGCTCACGCACACCTTCACGCACTTCCGTCTGCATATGCACCTGCTGCGCGCGGACGTCACCATGCCCGCTCCGCTCGCCGAGGACTGGCGCTGGGTACCGCTCGCGCAACTCAATTCGGTGGGATTGCCGGCGCCGGTGAAGTTGGCGCTGGAGACGCTGGTGCAGCCAAGCCTGATCTAGCCAGTTCGGCCGGGCTTGGCAGATAAGGCATCACAGAATGTGATGCTGCTTCATGTAGCGATGGACGATCTCGATGCGCATCCCGGCGTCCATCAGTTCCATCAGCTTCTGCTTGGCCTTGAGCGGCACCGGCAGCAGTTCGCACAGCCGGTTCGCGACCCAGCTAGGGCTGGTCCATTCGTAGGGCTCCGCCATCGGGACGTTGCCGTCTTCGCGTGAGCCGAGTGTGGTAATGATGCGGCGCAGGGCGCCCACGCAATCGTCGAACAGTTCGCCCTTGCAGTCTTCCACGTCGGTGCCGATGGGCTCCACGGTGCCGCGCATGAGGCCGTTTGGCGTGGTCTCGAACGTCAGCACCTTGAAGCGCTGCGTCCCGCGTACCTTGATCATCAGCAGGCCGAGCTGCTCCATGTCGCATTCGACGATATGGGCGATGCAGCCAACGTCGACCGGTACGGTCGGGCCGTCTATGGTGGCGACTTCATTGCCGCGCTCGATCAGGCAGACGCCGAACGGCGTCTTGTCGCGCAGGCACGTGCGCACCATGTCCATGTAGCGGGCTTCGAAAATGCGCAGCGGGAGAAGGCCGCCCGGAAACAGCACCGTGTGCAACGGAAAGAGCGGCAGCTCGGTGGGCAGCGGCGGCAGCGGCGAGAACGGCGAGAGAGCGATGTCTTCTTGCATGGACGGGCTTTCAGCAGGCGGCGGCAAGACCTTCGCGGGCGCCGCGCAACAAGCCGCATCCAAATGAAGCTGACCGACGCGCGGAGTGTGTCCGGCGCGCAGTTCAGCCGTCTACGGCCAATTCGCGGTGGCGGACCAACACATTACCATGCGCGCGGAAGTACGTGGCAAGCCGTTCCGCGATGTACACGGAACGATGCTGGCCGCCGGTGCAGCCGATCGCTACAGTCAGGTAGCTGCGGTTGTCGGCGATGAAACTCGGCAGCCACTTTTCCACGTAGGCGCGAATGTCCTCTGCCATCGCAAGCACCATCGGCTGGCTTTGCAGGAAATCGACGACGGGCTGGTCGCGCCCCGTGAGTGGGCGCAGTTGCGTGTCGTAGTATGGGTTGGGCAGCGAACGCACGTCGAAGACGAGATCGGCGTCGGTCGGTACGCCATGCTTGAAGCCGAACGATTCGAACATCAACGTGATGTCGTGCGGCTCGTCGCTGATGAATTCCTTGATGTACGCGCGCAGGGCGTTTGTGCGCAGCGTGCTCGTGTCGATGCGATGGGCCGGATCAGCAAGCGGGCTCAGCAGCTCGCGCTCCATTTCGATCGCTTCGATAAGCGAGGTGTCCAGGCCCTTGGTGGCCGCTTGCACGTTGGCGGCGGTATCGGGGCGGCCGTTACGGATCGACAGCGGATGCCGGCGGCGCGTCTCGGAATAGCGCTGCACCAGCGCGTTCGTGCTCGCAGTCAGGAACAGCATGCGCACGTCGTGTTCCTTGCGCAGCACGGTGACCGTCTCGGGCACCT encodes:
- the rapZ gene encoding RNase adapter RapZ, which encodes MRIILITGMSGSGKSVALNVLEDAGYYCVDNLPAQFIPELARYLADQGYTHLGVATDIRSRESLRKVPETVTVLRKEHDVRMLFLTASTNALVQRYSETRRRHPLSIRNGRPDTAANVQAATKGLDTSLIEAIEMERELLSPLADPAHRIDTSTLRTNALRAYIKEFISDEPHDITLMFESFGFKHGVPTDADLVFDVRSLPNPYYDTQLRPLTGRDQPVVDFLQSQPMVLAMAEDIRAYVEKWLPSFIADNRSYLTVAIGCTGGQHRSVYIAERLATYFRAHGNVLVRHRELAVDG
- a CDS encoding LON peptidase substrate-binding domain-containing protein, with amino-acid sequence MQEDIALSPFSPLPPLPTELPLFPLHTVLFPGGLLPLRIFEARYMDMVRTCLRDKTPFGVCLIERGNEVATIDGPTVPVDVGCIAHIVECDMEQLGLLMIKVRGTQRFKVLTFETTPNGLMRGTVEPIGTDVEDCKGELFDDCVGALRRIITTLGSREDGNVPMAEPYEWTSPSWVANRLCELLPVPLKAKQKLMELMDAGMRIEIVHRYMKQHHIL